From one Perca flavescens isolate YP-PL-M2 chromosome 4, PFLA_1.0, whole genome shotgun sequence genomic stretch:
- the glrx gene encoding glutaredoxin-1, whose translation MAQQFVQTKIKGDKVVLFIKPTCSYCIMAKDVLSKYKFKPGHLECIDISGRSDMDNMQEYFLELTGARTVPRVFIGEECVGGGSDVAALHKSGQLESMLQSIGALQ comes from the exons ATGGCGCAGCAGTTTGTGCAGACTAAAATTAAAGGAGACAAAGTGGTGCTGTTTATTAAGCCCACGTGCTCGTACTGCATTATGGCAAAAGATGTTTTGTCAAAATACAAATTCAAGCCGGGACATTTGGAGTGTATTGATATAAGTGGACGCAGCGACATGGACAACATGCAAGAGTATTTCCTGGAACTCACCGGAGCCCGCACG GTCCCACGGGTGTTCATCGGTGAGGAGTGTGTTGGAGGCGGCAGCGATGTAGCGGCGCTGCATAAGAGTGGTCAACTGGAGAGCATGCTACAGTCTATTGGAGCTCTGCAGTGA